Proteins encoded within one genomic window of Pedobacter africanus:
- a CDS encoding class I SAM-dependent methyltransferase gives MISLLTPTHWKDYELIDCGDFEKLERFGNLVLSRPEPQAVWKKTLSDQEWKKQTHIRFKGRSATSGEWIKSSPKLPDRWNVEYSNNEVSINLRLGLTSFKHLGVFPEQAVNWDYISFCVKKFKSPSPKVLNLFAYTGAASLIAKAAGADTTHVDSIKQVVNWANENQELSKLKDVRWVVEDALKFVKRELKRGKKYNGIILDPPAYGHGPNGEKWKLEDHIQEMMLDVVQLLDPQEHFLILNTYSLGFSSVIVENLIRTSFPKVKNLETGELYLQATSGVKLPLGVFGKFNSF, from the coding sequence ATGATAAGCCTATTAACACCCACGCACTGGAAAGATTATGAGTTAATTGATTGTGGTGACTTTGAAAAATTAGAACGTTTTGGCAATCTGGTCTTGTCTCGGCCAGAGCCCCAGGCAGTCTGGAAAAAGACCTTATCGGATCAGGAATGGAAAAAACAGACCCACATCCGCTTCAAAGGACGCTCAGCAACATCAGGTGAATGGATCAAAAGTTCACCTAAGCTTCCAGACCGCTGGAATGTGGAGTACAGCAATAACGAGGTAAGTATAAACCTGCGTCTGGGACTTACTTCCTTTAAACACCTTGGTGTATTTCCTGAACAGGCGGTAAACTGGGATTATATTTCTTTCTGTGTTAAAAAATTTAAATCGCCAAGTCCGAAAGTTCTAAACCTATTTGCCTATACAGGAGCGGCCTCATTAATTGCAAAAGCCGCCGGTGCAGATACCACACATGTTGATTCGATAAAACAAGTGGTAAACTGGGCCAATGAAAACCAGGAACTCTCTAAACTTAAAGATGTGAGATGGGTGGTTGAGGATGCACTTAAGTTTGTGAAGAGAGAACTTAAACGCGGCAAAAAATACAATGGTATTATTCTGGACCCACCAGCCTATGGCCATGGCCCCAATGGAGAAAAATGGAAACTGGAAGACCATATCCAGGAAATGATGCTAGACGTAGTACAGCTGCTCGATCCTCAGGAGCATTTTTTAATCCTCAATACTTACTCGCTAGGGTTTTCATCAGTAATTGTAGAAAATCTGATCAGAACCTCTTTCCCTAAGGTTAAAAATCTGGAAACCGGTGAACTCTATTTACAGGCTACTTCAGGTGTTAAATTGCCTTTAGGGGTTTTTGGCAAGTTCAATAGCTTTTAA
- a CDS encoding M1 family metallopeptidase has product MNKNLLFFIALIFSTNAFSQHVVHNPGSNHGNKFEQLGTIISSPNMYRSASGAPGPAYWQQRADYEINAELDEKNLRLNGSETITYYNNSPDPLSYLWVQLDENQHKASSDNKLTERSKITDQMNNKALADIINAENNLGVKILKVTDDKGAALPYTVNNTMMRIDLPQVLQPKQQYKLKITWNYNIANRIADGGRGGYEYFPEDDNYLFTMTQWFPRMAVYSDFQGWQNKQFEGRGEFALVFGNYKVNMTVPADHVVGGTGECQNYAQILNATSLQRWNAAQTAEAPIEIVNLAEIKSGLSKKSAAKKTWIYKAENVRDFAWVSSRRLVWDAMATHINGKKIMSMSYYGPEAYPLYNKYSTKIVDHTLKEYSKHTIPYPYPVAISVEAANGMEYPMICFNYGRAQKDGTYTDAIKYGMMSVIIHEVGHNFFPMIVNSDERQWSWMDEGLNTFCQYLTEQTWEKNYPSQRGPAHKIVDYMKMPKDQLEPIMTNSENIINFGPNAYAKPATALNILRETVMGRELFDYAFKEYAKRWAFKHPTPADLFRTMEDASAVDLDWFWRGWFFETDPVDIALNDLRFRQTVNKKNFYELDFTNVGGLVMPIIIEWTFKDGSKEVERIPAYIWRKDENKVTKAFAKDKEVASVQLDPYRETADIDESNNSWPRKAQQSRIDQFKQQSGQR; this is encoded by the coding sequence ATGAATAAAAACCTGCTGTTTTTTATTGCGCTTATATTTAGCACCAATGCGTTCAGTCAGCATGTTGTGCACAATCCGGGTTCCAATCACGGAAATAAATTCGAACAGCTGGGTACCATCATCAGTAGTCCGAATATGTACCGTTCCGCTTCGGGGGCCCCTGGCCCGGCTTACTGGCAGCAACGTGCCGATTACGAGATCAATGCCGAACTGGACGAAAAGAACCTCAGGCTGAATGGATCTGAGACCATTACCTACTACAACAATTCGCCCGATCCGCTAAGCTACTTATGGGTACAGCTGGATGAAAACCAGCACAAGGCCAGTAGCGATAATAAGCTAACCGAAAGATCTAAAATAACAGATCAGATGAACAATAAGGCTTTAGCCGACATCATCAATGCCGAAAACAACCTGGGTGTTAAGATATTAAAAGTTACGGATGACAAAGGAGCAGCCTTACCTTATACCGTCAACAATACAATGATGCGTATAGACCTGCCCCAGGTTTTACAACCTAAACAACAGTATAAGCTTAAAATTACCTGGAATTATAACATTGCCAACCGTATAGCTGATGGTGGAAGAGGGGGTTATGAATATTTTCCTGAAGATGACAATTACCTGTTTACCATGACCCAATGGTTCCCCAGAATGGCAGTTTACTCCGATTTCCAAGGCTGGCAAAACAAGCAGTTTGAAGGAAGGGGAGAGTTTGCCCTGGTATTTGGCAATTATAAAGTAAACATGACTGTTCCGGCAGATCATGTAGTAGGCGGAACAGGGGAATGCCAGAATTATGCGCAGATATTAAATGCAACCAGCTTACAGCGCTGGAATGCGGCGCAGACAGCTGAAGCACCCATCGAAATTGTAAACCTTGCAGAGATCAAATCCGGACTTTCAAAAAAGTCTGCCGCAAAAAAGACCTGGATCTACAAAGCCGAGAACGTAAGAGACTTTGCCTGGGTATCGTCCCGGCGCCTGGTATGGGATGCCATGGCCACGCACATTAATGGTAAAAAAATCATGTCCATGTCGTACTACGGCCCTGAGGCATATCCACTCTATAATAAGTATTCAACCAAAATAGTAGACCATACCTTAAAGGAATACTCCAAACACACCATTCCTTACCCTTATCCAGTGGCCATTTCTGTAGAGGCAGCAAACGGAATGGAATACCCGATGATCTGTTTTAACTATGGCCGTGCGCAAAAAGATGGCACTTACACCGATGCCATCAAATATGGTATGATGAGTGTAATCATTCACGAAGTAGGACATAACTTCTTCCCGATGATCGTCAACTCCGACGAGCGGCAATGGTCATGGATGGACGAGGGTTTAAATACCTTTTGCCAGTACCTAACCGAACAGACCTGGGAGAAGAACTATCCCTCGCAGCGCGGGCCTGCACATAAGATTGTAGATTACATGAAGATGCCTAAGGATCAGCTGGAGCCGATCATGACCAATTCCGAAAACATCATCAATTTTGGGCCTAACGCCTATGCCAAGCCGGCTACAGCCTTAAATATTCTAAGGGAAACCGTTATGGGCAGGGAACTTTTCGACTATGCGTTTAAAGAATATGCAAAGCGATGGGCATTTAAGCACCCTACCCCGGCCGATCTGTTCAGAACAATGGAAGATGCCTCAGCAGTGGACCTGGATTGGTTTTGGAGGGGTTGGTTCTTTGAAACTGATCCGGTAGACATTGCCCTGAATGACCTGCGCTTCCGTCAGACAGTCAACAAGAAGAACTTCTATGAGCTGGATTTCACTAATGTCGGCGGGCTGGTGATGCCAATCATCATTGAATGGACATTTAAGGATGGCAGTAAAGAGGTGGAGCGGATTCCAGCCTATATCTGGCGCAAGGATGAAAATAAGGTAACCAAGGCATTCGCCAAGGATAAAGAGGTTGCATCTGTGCAACTGGATCCTTACAGGGAAACTGCTGATATCGACGAGAGCAACAATTCATGGCCAAGAAAAGCACAGCAATCCCGGATTGACCAGTTTAAACAGCAATCCGGGCAGCGGTAG
- a CDS encoding MlaE family ABC transporter permease: MNFTNFGRYLLLLKAVFRRPEKFKIYLKAIFKQMDFIGVGSLGLIAIISTFIGAVMTLQIAFQLVSDFIPKTIIGSVNRDSSILELSPTISAIVLAGKIGSAISSEIGTMRVSEQIDALEIMGINSPGYLILPKIIAGITMVPLLVIMSMFLSITGGYIGGTLSGAVSPAEYIQGITTDFNPYTITVALIKAFVFGFIITSVPAYEGFYVKGGALEVAQASTRAVVVSCISILACDYIVTQLLL, from the coding sequence ATGAATTTTACCAATTTTGGCAGATACCTCCTCTTGTTAAAGGCCGTATTTAGAAGACCTGAGAAATTTAAGATTTACCTGAAGGCCATTTTCAAACAAATGGATTTTATTGGTGTAGGCTCTTTAGGCCTGATCGCCATTATATCTACCTTTATTGGTGCGGTAATGACCTTACAGATCGCTTTCCAGCTGGTTAGTGATTTTATCCCGAAAACCATTATCGGCTCTGTAAATCGGGATTCAAGTATATTGGAGCTTAGCCCAACCATCAGTGCTATTGTGCTTGCTGGTAAAATTGGTTCTGCCATATCATCTGAAATTGGCACCATGCGGGTAAGTGAACAAATTGATGCACTTGAAATTATGGGCATTAACTCTCCCGGATACCTGATCTTGCCTAAAATTATTGCAGGTATTACCATGGTACCCCTGTTGGTAATTATGTCTATGTTTTTAAGCATCACAGGTGGTTATATTGGCGGAACTTTATCCGGTGCGGTTTCCCCGGCTGAATATATACAAGGTATCACTACAGATTTCAACCCTTATACGATTACCGTTGCCCTGATTAAAGCTTTTGTTTTCGGGTTTATCATTACTTCTGTACCTGCTTATGAAGGTTTCTATGTAAAAGGGGGCGCATTGGAAGTTGCCCAGGCCAGCACCAGAGCGGTAGTTGTAAGTTGTATATCCATTCTGGCATGTGATTACATTGTAACCCAGTTATTACTATGA
- a CDS encoding DNA gyrase/topoisomerase IV subunit A: protein MSEELENNINEENKHTVIPINGLYENWFLDYASYVILDRAVPHINDGLKPVQRRIMHSLKEMDDGRFNKAANVIGNTMKYHPHGDASIGDAMVQIGQKDLLIDCQGNWGDPVTGDNAAAPRYIEARLSKFANEVVFNGDTTVWQLSYDGRNNEPVTLPVKFPLLLAQGAEGIAVGLATKVMPHNFVELLDASIEALQGQRPNILPDFFTGGMADFSAYNEGMRGGRIRVRAKITEKDKKTLVISEIPYSTTTGSVIDSILSANDKGKIKIKKIEDNTAANVEIVIQLAPGISPDVTIDALYAFTSCEVSISPNTCIIKDEKPQFLSVNDILIQNAMHTKALLKKELEIKLHELQEKIFFSSLLKIFIQEGMYKNADYENSGTFEAVVEVLNRLFEPFKPDLYREILPEDFKKLIDKPMSSITRFDVKKADEQMKALSDEIKVVKNHLRHLTEYAIAWFQKLKDKYGKGRERKTEIRLFDRVEASKVALANVKLYMNREDGFIGTGLRKDEFVADCSDIDELIVFREDGKCIITKVADKTFVGKGILHAQVFKKGDERTIYNMIYKDGASGTSYIKRFAVVGVTRDKEYDLTKGSKGSKVLYFTANPNGEAEVVTVQLKPHAKLKKLQFDLDFAEIAIKGRGSQGNIVSKYPVKKVLLKSKGVSTLAGLKIWYDDLLRRLNVDGRGKYLGEFDGDDKILQVHKDGWYELSTFELSNHFDDDLVLIQKFDPEKPFAVVQYEGKAKNYFIKRFLFEAIAVGKKFSLISEESGSKFLYITSNPAAVLTVDVLKGKTRVPETLEIVLTEFIDVKGIKANGNRMTAHEVKNITISNNKEIEPTEEIKAAPASAAAETGDDMPVDEENNTTTALEGEEELIDPAMSKDADEEEVPLPEADEVPQGSPVQEEEPEPVAEKPKKAWGSKSAKPTESAKPEKEEKAEGPKPAKQVDFEITNPDDIKIDDKGQLGFF, encoded by the coding sequence ATGAGCGAAGAATTAGAAAACAACATAAACGAAGAAAATAAACATACGGTAATCCCTATTAACGGACTTTATGAAAACTGGTTTCTCGACTATGCTTCCTACGTAATTCTTGACCGTGCTGTTCCACACATCAATGATGGCCTGAAGCCTGTTCAGCGCCGTATCATGCATTCTCTTAAGGAAATGGATGACGGACGTTTCAATAAGGCTGCCAACGTGATCGGAAATACCATGAAATACCACCCTCATGGTGATGCTTCTATTGGTGACGCGATGGTGCAGATCGGGCAAAAAGACTTGCTGATTGATTGCCAGGGTAACTGGGGAGACCCGGTTACTGGCGATAATGCAGCCGCTCCGCGTTACATTGAAGCCCGTCTTTCAAAATTTGCAAATGAGGTTGTCTTTAACGGTGATACTACCGTATGGCAGCTGAGCTACGACGGCAGGAATAATGAACCGGTTACCTTGCCGGTAAAATTTCCTTTATTACTGGCGCAGGGAGCTGAAGGTATTGCGGTTGGCTTGGCCACCAAGGTAATGCCACACAACTTTGTGGAGTTGCTGGATGCTTCTATTGAGGCACTGCAGGGGCAAAGGCCTAATATTTTGCCTGATTTTTTTACCGGTGGTATGGCCGACTTTTCTGCCTATAACGAAGGGATGCGTGGCGGAAGGATCAGGGTACGGGCAAAGATTACCGAGAAGGATAAAAAAACGCTGGTGATCAGTGAAATTCCTTACAGCACCACTACAGGATCAGTTATCGACAGCATTTTATCTGCCAACGATAAAGGCAAGATCAAGATCAAGAAGATCGAAGACAATACAGCCGCCAATGTAGAGATCGTGATACAGCTTGCACCCGGTATTTCTCCGGATGTGACCATTGATGCACTGTATGCTTTTACCTCCTGCGAGGTTTCTATTTCTCCGAATACCTGTATCATTAAAGACGAGAAACCGCAGTTTTTGAGTGTAAACGACATTCTGATCCAGAATGCCATGCACACTAAAGCATTGCTGAAAAAGGAACTTGAGATTAAACTGCATGAATTACAGGAAAAAATATTCTTTAGTTCTTTGTTAAAGATCTTCATTCAGGAAGGGATGTACAAAAACGCCGATTATGAGAACTCCGGTACTTTTGAAGCAGTGGTAGAGGTATTGAACCGTTTGTTTGAGCCTTTTAAACCGGACCTGTACAGAGAGATACTCCCGGAGGATTTTAAGAAGCTGATCGATAAGCCGATGAGCAGCATTACACGTTTCGACGTGAAGAAAGCTGACGAGCAGATGAAAGCGCTTTCTGATGAGATCAAAGTTGTTAAAAACCACTTGCGTCACCTTACTGAATATGCCATTGCCTGGTTCCAGAAACTGAAAGACAAGTATGGTAAGGGCAGGGAGCGTAAAACGGAAATCCGATTATTTGACAGGGTAGAAGCTTCTAAGGTTGCCCTGGCCAATGTAAAATTATACATGAACCGTGAAGATGGTTTTATCGGAACGGGCTTGCGTAAGGATGAATTCGTGGCCGATTGTTCGGATATTGATGAACTCATTGTTTTCAGGGAAGACGGAAAGTGTATCATTACCAAGGTAGCGGATAAAACTTTTGTTGGTAAAGGTATCCTGCATGCGCAGGTGTTTAAAAAAGGCGATGAACGGACCATTTACAATATGATCTACAAAGATGGTGCAAGTGGTACATCATATATCAAGCGCTTTGCTGTGGTTGGGGTTACCCGCGATAAGGAGTACGACCTGACCAAGGGAAGCAAAGGCTCTAAAGTGCTATACTTCACCGCAAATCCTAATGGAGAGGCCGAGGTTGTGACTGTACAGCTTAAGCCGCATGCTAAATTAAAGAAACTGCAGTTCGACCTGGACTTTGCGGAAATTGCCATAAAAGGCCGTGGCTCCCAGGGAAATATCGTTTCTAAATACCCAGTTAAAAAGGTGCTGCTGAAGAGTAAAGGGGTTTCTACATTGGCCGGGTTGAAGATCTGGTATGATGACCTGCTGAGGAGATTGAATGTAGATGGCCGGGGCAAATATCTTGGTGAATTTGACGGCGATGATAAGATTTTGCAGGTACATAAAGATGGCTGGTATGAACTGAGTACTTTTGAGCTGAGCAACCACTTTGATGATGACCTGGTCCTGATCCAGAAATTTGATCCCGAGAAACCTTTTGCCGTAGTGCAGTACGAAGGAAAGGCTAAAAACTATTTTATCAAAAGGTTCCTGTTCGAAGCTATTGCTGTGGGCAAAAAGTTCAGCCTGATCAGTGAAGAAAGTGGTTCAAAATTCCTTTACATTACCAGCAACCCCGCTGCGGTATTGACTGTTGATGTGCTGAAGGGCAAGACCAGGGTTCCGGAAACCCTTGAAATTGTACTGACGGAATTCATTGATGTGAAAGGGATTAAGGCCAATGGAAACAGGATGACTGCCCATGAGGTTAAAAATATTACGATCAGCAACAATAAAGAGATAGAGCCCACAGAAGAGATAAAGGCGGCACCGGCATCTGCCGCTGCAGAGACAGGAGATGATATGCCTGTTGATGAGGAAAACAATACAACAACAGCCCTGGAGGGAGAAGAAGAACTGATTGATCCGGCGATGAGTAAAGATGCGGACGAAGAGGAAGTCCCTTTACCAGAAGCGGATGAGGTACCTCAGGGAAGTCCTGTTCAGGAAGAGGAGCCAGAACCTGTTGCAGAAAAGCCTAAAAAAGCATGGGGCAGCAAATCGGCCAAGCCCACTGAAAGTGCCAAACCTGAAAAGGAGGAAAAAGCAGAAGGACCAAAACCAGCTAAGCAGGTTGATTTCGAAATCACCAATCCTGATGACATCAAGATTGATGATAAAGGCCAGCTGGGCTTCTTTTAA
- a CDS encoding EcsC family protein, with protein sequence MRADLSKGFKSLAEGGFKQIFNQIDQLGIKKGVDTMGIDKFVNQCALFAAGSGVVTGIGGMGTMLVGTPLDVINLITQQFRVTLAISYHHTGQYKISFEEFFKIVASSVKADTKLAISKNVMEEVAEKILMNLGSKATRRLVPVIGGVIGGTVNYLFIKGVANELKSKSGKI encoded by the coding sequence ATGAGAGCAGACCTAAGCAAAGGCTTCAAAAGCCTTGCTGAAGGTGGATTTAAACAGATCTTTAATCAGATAGACCAATTGGGCATCAAAAAAGGTGTTGATACCATGGGCATAGATAAATTTGTAAACCAATGCGCACTCTTTGCTGCAGGCTCCGGAGTTGTAACCGGCATAGGCGGTATGGGTACCATGCTGGTGGGTACACCACTAGATGTGATTAACCTCATTACACAGCAATTCAGAGTAACTTTAGCCATTTCCTACCATCATACCGGGCAGTATAAAATCAGTTTTGAAGAGTTTTTCAAAATTGTAGCTTCCTCCGTAAAGGCAGATACCAAACTGGCCATCAGTAAAAATGTAATGGAAGAAGTTGCCGAGAAAATCCTAATGAACCTGGGCTCCAAAGCAACCCGGCGCCTGGTTCCCGTTATCGGTGGTGTAATTGGCGGAACCGTAAACTATCTATTTATAAAAGGTGTTGCAAATGAACTGAAGTCCAAATCTGGTAAAATATAA
- a CDS encoding Crp/Fnr family transcriptional regulator, whose translation MPEVNFDLILENVGRHIRLEKAEADFFISLLQYRSLKRKEFLLRQGEICRYETFIIKGCLRVYTIDENGDEHVVIFGVENWWVGDFASFITQTPATYAIDALENTEVLQITKENLEKLYQKVNKFERFFRLLLQNAYAAQQNRINQNLSFTAEQRYFDFIKKYPQLEQRISQKQVSSYLGITPVFLSMIRRKLTGK comes from the coding sequence ATGCCTGAAGTTAATTTTGATTTGATCCTTGAAAATGTAGGCAGGCACATCCGGCTTGAAAAAGCGGAAGCAGATTTTTTCATATCCCTGCTGCAGTACAGGTCACTTAAACGCAAGGAATTTCTGCTTAGGCAAGGCGAAATATGCAGGTATGAGACCTTTATCATTAAAGGCTGCCTGCGCGTTTATACCATCGATGAAAACGGTGATGAACATGTGGTTATTTTTGGTGTAGAAAACTGGTGGGTGGGCGATTTTGCCAGTTTTATTACACAAACACCTGCGACCTACGCTATTGATGCGCTGGAAAATACTGAGGTATTGCAAATCACAAAAGAAAATCTGGAAAAGCTTTATCAAAAAGTCAATAAGTTTGAACGTTTTTTTCGTCTCCTTCTACAAAATGCCTATGCGGCACAACAAAACCGCATCAATCAGAACTTGTCCTTTACCGCTGAGCAAAGGTACTTTGACTTTATAAAGAAGTACCCACAGCTGGAACAGCGCATTTCTCAAAAGCAGGTCTCTTCTTATCTGGGCATTACCCCGGTGTTTTTAAGTATGATCCGCAGGAAACTGACCGGGAAGTGA
- a CDS encoding DUF4287 domain-containing protein, translating to MSFQAYLKTIKEKTGLGPQEFRAKAEEKEFTENGQLKASVKAAEIVKWIKEEYDLGHGHAMAIYALLKAIKNENSQ from the coding sequence ATGTCATTTCAAGCTTATTTAAAAACAATAAAAGAAAAAACAGGCTTAGGTCCTCAGGAATTCAGGGCCAAAGCTGAAGAGAAAGAGTTTACAGAAAATGGACAGCTCAAAGCAAGTGTAAAAGCTGCTGAGATTGTGAAATGGATAAAAGAAGAATACGACTTAGGCCATGGACATGCAATGGCTATTTATGCACTGCTCAAGGCTATAAAGAACGAGAACAGCCAGTAA
- a CDS encoding HupE/UreJ family protein codes for MQEFPLYFQLGWQHILDWQGYDHILFVMALCGTYMLADWKKVLILVTAFTVGHSITLALSVFKIISVNTALIEFLIPVTILVTAASNIFSKRKKPKGQTFKYLMALSFGLIHGLGFSNYLKSLLGKSSSITAELFAFNIGLEFGQVLIVAGVLILSFILIWIVKIKRWDWNFFLSSAIFGISFVMAAERFPALLG; via the coding sequence ATGCAGGAATTCCCTCTTTATTTTCAACTAGGCTGGCAACATATTTTAGACTGGCAGGGATACGATCACATTTTATTTGTTATGGCGCTATGCGGCACTTATATGCTGGCAGACTGGAAAAAGGTCCTGATCCTGGTTACTGCATTTACCGTTGGGCACAGCATCACCCTTGCTTTAAGTGTATTCAAGATCATTAGTGTCAATACCGCGCTGATTGAATTCCTGATTCCGGTTACCATCCTGGTGACTGCGGCATCCAATATTTTCAGTAAGCGAAAAAAGCCAAAAGGACAGACTTTTAAATACCTCATGGCACTTTCTTTTGGTCTGATCCATGGCTTGGGGTTTTCAAACTACCTGAAAAGCCTGCTGGGCAAAAGCAGCAGCATCACCGCTGAACTGTTTGCCTTTAACATCGGACTGGAATTTGGCCAGGTATTGATCGTGGCTGGAGTTCTGATCCTTTCCTTCATCCTGATCTGGATTGTAAAAATAAAGCGATGGGATTGGAATTTCTTTCTTTCATCGGCTATATTTGGAATATCCTTTGTTATGGCGGCCGAACGTTTTCCGGCATTACTCGGATAA
- a CDS encoding DUF6702 family protein — protein MLQCLLFFWLNIFHPFYVSVTEVVQQKNNGAVQVSSRIFFDDLERALEREYKTQVNILKPADRKQADALIARYIKAHLKISANGRALDLKYLGYEIEEDAAWCYFETIEVRSIKHLSIKNDILFEQHESQSNMIHAIVSGQRKSTKLDNPKSEVAFTY, from the coding sequence ATGTTGCAGTGTTTATTATTTTTTTGGTTAAATATATTTCATCCTTTTTATGTGAGTGTAACAGAGGTTGTGCAGCAAAAAAATAATGGGGCAGTGCAGGTGAGCAGCAGGATTTTTTTTGACGACCTGGAACGGGCGTTGGAAAGGGAATATAAAACCCAGGTAAATATTTTAAAGCCTGCCGACAGGAAACAGGCGGATGCTTTGATTGCAAGGTATATTAAAGCACACCTGAAGATCAGTGCCAATGGTAGGGCCCTCGATTTGAAGTACCTGGGTTATGAGATAGAAGAGGATGCCGCCTGGTGTTATTTCGAGACAATAGAGGTAAGATCGATAAAACATCTGAGTATTAAAAACGACATCCTCTTCGAGCAGCATGAGTCACAAAGTAATATGATCCATGCCATTGTAAGCGGTCAGCGTAAAAGTACCAAGCTGGATAACCCGAAAAGCGAGGTCGCTTTTACCTACTAA
- a CDS encoding ABC transporter ATP-binding protein produces the protein MIEIKDIHKSFGDNEVLKGISGKFEAGVTNLIIGGSGSGKTTLLKCMIGLHQPEEGSVEYDEREFTTMNFEEKIEIRKEIGMLFQGSALFDSMTVEENIMFPLNMFTEQSRKEKLERVNFCLERVNLEGKNKLYPAELSGGMKKRVGIARAIAMNPKYLFVDEPNSGLDPKTSIVIDELIKELTEEYNTTTIVVTHDMNSVMGIGDYILFLHEGKKFWEGSNKEIAHTDVQELNDFVFASRFMKAAKGKF, from the coding sequence ATGATCGAAATCAAAGACATCCATAAATCATTTGGCGACAATGAAGTACTGAAAGGTATATCTGGCAAATTTGAGGCTGGCGTAACCAATTTAATTATCGGAGGCTCTGGTTCTGGTAAAACAACCCTGCTGAAATGTATGATCGGGCTGCACCAGCCTGAAGAAGGCAGTGTGGAATACGACGAGCGGGAATTCACTACCATGAACTTTGAAGAAAAGATCGAAATCAGGAAAGAGATCGGCATGCTTTTCCAGGGTTCAGCACTTTTTGATTCCATGACCGTAGAAGAGAACATCATGTTCCCTTTAAATATGTTTACAGAGCAAAGCAGAAAGGAAAAACTGGAAAGGGTAAACTTTTGCCTGGAAAGGGTAAACCTGGAAGGTAAAAACAAACTCTACCCGGCCGAACTTTCTGGAGGGATGAAAAAGCGTGTAGGCATTGCCCGGGCCATTGCCATGAACCCGAAGTATTTGTTTGTAGACGAACCCAACTCGGGTCTGGACCCTAAAACCTCCATCGTAATTGATGAACTGATTAAGGAACTGACCGAAGAATACAATACCACCACAATTGTAGTTACACACGATATGAACTCGGTAATGGGTATAGGCGATTATATCCTGTTCCTCCATGAAGGAAAAAAATTCTGGGAAGGTTCCAACAAAGAAATTGCCCATACCGATGTTCAAGAACTAAACGACTTTGTTTTTGCCAGCCGTTTTATGAAGGCTGCAAAAGGAAAATTTTAA